In one window of Mercurialis annua linkage group LG4, ddMerAnnu1.2, whole genome shotgun sequence DNA:
- the LOC126678235 gene encoding uncharacterized protein LOC126678235 codes for MKKFKWDEDCQTAFAEFKSFLTNPPLLSRPIVGETLYLCLSVGRETIASVLVREEEEEQRPIYYISRTLKGAELNYPTIDKLALAVVVTTKKLKPYFQGHTVIVRTNQPLKKALHRPETSGRLVSWSVQLGEHDIRYEPRTTLKAQALADFVAEMTEKPCDLVTEELTWNLFVDRASSEQGAGAGIVLLGPNKIIIEYAVHLSFKATNNVAEYEALLRGLEIATEVKAEKLRIHSDSQLVTSQVLGQFQTRDSNIAKYVIKAIEKLKNIEKNGGQWEIVPIPREENTKADAIAKGAASKSQLYLSTQMREERARPSVEEEQVLSVTVLDPWMQPIVTYLAEGTLPERRAEAAKLVRISSVSSLIEGVLYRTSVSHPWSKCISLEEGNYVLKEIHEGDCGSHEGAVTLYRKAMLQGFCWPTMKKDAEEMGPFTPARGQVKFIVVAVDHFTKWIEVQPMSTITSRKIQKWLSNEVMSRNPSEVLFSRTSANQWPHRGHESHHPLRNQKETRQLERQMVDELYHVIWAYRTTPRKATGETPFLLTYGTEAVLPVELGMTSLRVQVVDEDRHEESLKLCLDLLEERRHKVSVRAEAYHRQMAKYYNARVKERSFEEGDLVLKKSEIGRGAAGFGKLEANWDGPYRVIAVVGQGAYRIAHLDGTPLPRTWNVENLKKYLQ; via the exons ATGAAGAAATTCAAATGGGATGAAGATTGTCAAACTGCGTTTGCGGAATTTAAGTCATTCTTAACTAATCCACCCCTGCTGAGTAGACCGATAGTCGGAGAGACGTTGTACTTGTGCCTATCAGTAGGGAGAGAGACCATCGCCTCAGTACTTGTACGAGAGGAAGAGGAGGAGCAAAGACCAATCTATTACATAAGTAGGACGCTGAAAGGGGCAGAGCTTAACTACCCAACCATCGACAAACTTGCACTAGCCGTAGTGGTGACAACTAAAAAGCTTAAGCCGTATTTCCAAGGACACACAGTCATAGTACGCACAAACCAACCGTTGAAGAAAGCACTCCATCGGCCGGAGACCTCAGGACGTTTGGTTAGCTGGTCAGTACAATTGGGAGAACATGATATTAGATATGAACCAAGAACTACTTTGAAGGCTCAGGCACTTGCTGACTTCGTCGCAGAGATGACGGAGAAGCCTTGCGACTTAGTCACCGAAGAGTTGACATGGAACTTGTTCGTAGACCGAGCCTCCAGTGAGCAAGGGGCAGGAGCAGGCATAGTCCTTTTGGGACCCAACAAGATCATCATAGAATACGCAGTCCACCTTAGTTTCAAGGCTACCAACAATGTAGCAG aatatgaggccctcttAAGAGGACTCGAAATAGCGACAGAAGTGAAAGCAGAAAAGTTGAGAATTCACAGCGATTCCCAGCTAGTTACTAGTCAAGTCTTGGGACAATTCCAGACGAGGGACTCAAACATAGCAAAATATGTGATAAAGGCGATAGAAAAGCTCAAAAACATCGAGAAGAACGGAGGCCAGTGGGAAATAGTTCCCATCCCAAGGGAAGAGAACACTAAGGCAGATGCCATAGCCAAAGGCGCGGCGAGCAAAAGTCAGCTATATCTGTCAACTCAAATGAGAGAAGAAAGGGCAAGGCCCTCAGTAGAGGAGGAACAAGTGTTATCCGTCACAGTACTCGATCCCTGGATGCAACCCATAGTGACGTATTTAGCAGAGGGGACACTACCAGAGAGACGCGCAGAGGCAGCTAAGCTGGTCCGAATTTCCTCAGTGTCTTCCCTAATAGAAGGAGTGCTATACCGGACATCAGTCTCACACCCATGGTCCAAATGCATATCGCTGGAAGAGGGCAACTACGTACTCAAGGAAATCCATGAGGGAGATTGTGGATCACATGAAGGCGCAGTCACTCTATATAGAAAGGCGATGTTGCAAGGCTTTTGCTGGCCGACCATGAAGAAAGATGCAGAAGAAATG GGGCCATTCACCCCAGCTAGAGGACAAGTAAAGTTCATAGTAGTCGCAGTGGACCacttcaccaagtggatagAAGTGCAGCCAATGAGCACTATAACAAGTCGCAAGATTCAGAAGTGGCTGTCTAATGAAGTCATGAGCAG GAATCCTTCTGAAGTTCTCTTCAGTCGCACATCCGCAAACCAATGGCCTCACAGAGGTCACGAATCACACCATCCTCTCAGGAATCAAAAAGAGACTAGGCAACTTGAAAGGCAAATGGTTGATGAACTTTACCACGTGATATGGGCATATCGAACTACACCGCGAAAGGCAACAGGAGAAACACCATTTCTCCTTACATATGGAACGGAAGCAGTCCTCCCAGTAGAACTTGGAATGACCTCCCTGCGAGTCCAGGTCGTTGACGAAGACCGCCATGAGGAGTCCCTAAAACTATGCCTAGACCTCCTCGAAGAAAGAAGACACAAAGTGTCAGTCCGAGCTGAGGCATATCACAGGCAGATGGCCAAGTACTACAATGCTCGGGTTAAAGAAAGAAGTTTTGAAGAAGGCGACTTAGTCTTAAAGAAATCAGAAATCGGTAGAGGAGCCGCCGGATTTGGAAAGCTTGAAGCCAACTGGGATGGGCCATACCGAGTGATAGCAGTAGTAGGACAGGGAGCATACAGAATAGCTCACCTTGATGGGACTCCATTGCCCAGGACATGGAATGTTGAAAACTTGAAGAAATATCTTCAGTAA
- the LOC126678236 gene encoding uncharacterized protein LOC126678236, whose amino-acid sequence MMLQDVTDPMLCRVFPATLKASAQKWYSCLKAGSISSFSDLASAFKARFRTNIPMQKSSSDLRKCKQGEQETLKNFVERFNKEAVQIENLNHDTAIEAMKMGTKFEELRDKILMKKPTTFQDLMLIAHKYVELDEARRTLTKQHEHTKQDSSRYRGKQEEERPRTQRYGAGHRPCDFTPLNKAPVYILSWMKQNRVMFNTPRKMDPDIQRDKSKYCRFHEGYGHDHDTDRCWDLKRETEQLIQSGLLKKFVNDRPGDKRNGESTEKEEQNKKQKEVAGVVNVIEGGEPYSNNQKKKRNRRGSAAVFAIEREVITKISFGPDDGHHVKGPHNDALVIEAIIRNHLVKRILVDEGSSVNLLTLEAFKEMKGSATDLRKSSVPLVGLGGAPIRPEGTVSLYV is encoded by the coding sequence ATGATGCTACAAGATGTAACTGATCCCATGCTCTGTAGAGTGTTCCCTGCGACGTTAAAGGCATCGGCGCAAAAATGGTACTCATGTCTCAAGGCAGGGTCAATAAGTTCTTTCTCCGACTTAGCATCAGCATTCAAAGCAAGGTTCAGAACAAATATTCCCATGCAGAAGAGCTCCAGCGACTTGAGGAAGTGCAAGCAAGGAGAGCAGGAGACCCTCAAAAATTTCGTAGAAAGATTCAACAAGGAAGCAGTTCAAATCGAAAACCTGAACCATGACACAGCCATCGAAGCAATGAAAATGGGAACAAAGTTTGAGGAACTCCGTGACAAGATCCTGATGAAAAAGCCAACCACCTTTCAAGACTTAATGCTAATCGCTCATAAGTATGTGGAACTAGACGAAGCCCGAAGAACCCTCACGAAACAACATGAGCACACCAAGCAGGATAGTTCCAGATATCGAGGAAAACAGGAAGAAGAAAGGCCACGGACTCAGCGATATGGCGCAGGGCACAGACCCTGCGATTTCACCCCATTGAATAAAGCTCCAGTATACATACTCAGCTGGATGAAACAAAACCGAGTGATGTTCAACACACCCCGGAAGATGGATCCTGACATCCAGAGAGACAAAAGCAAATACTGTCGTTTCCATGAGGGCTACGGCCACGACCACGACACGGACAGATGCTGGGACCTCAAGAGAGAAACAGAGCAGCTAATTCAGTCTGGACTTTTGAAGAAGTTTGTCAACGACAGACCTGGAGACAAAAGGAATGGGGAGTCAACAGAGAAAGAGGAACAAAACAAGAAGCAGAAAGAGGTCGCAGGCGTAGTAAACGTGATAGAAGGAGGAGAGCCATACAGCAATaatcagaaaaagaaaaggaacagAAGAGGGTCAGCCGCGGTGTTCGCAATTGAAAGAGAAGTAATCACAAAGATATCATTCGGGCCAGACGATGGACATCACGTGAAGGGACCACACAATGATGCGTTGGTGATAGAGGCCATAATCAGAAATCACCTAGTAAAACGAATACTGGTAGATGAAGGCAGTTCTGTGAACCTATTAACCTTGGAGGCATTCAAAGAGATGAAAGGCTCAGCAACAGACCTGCGTAAGTCCTCAGTCCCACTAGTAGGCCTGGGAGGGGCACCAATACGTCCTGAAGGgacagtgagtttatatgtataa